In Planococcus sp. MB-3u-03, the DNA window ATGCGGACGAAGCCGTCGATTGAAGATCCATCAAACATCATTTTGTTGTCGAGTGCTTTTTCAAGCTGGGATGTTGGGATTTCTACGTTTTTGATAACGCCGAGAATGTCGGTGAATTGCAGGCGGATAAAATTGACGTCTTCTTCTTTTACCAAACGAATAATGTCTTCTTTTGAATACTTGCTCATGTACTGTTCACTCTCCTAGGTTATATTATGTAGCCCGCTTATTTAAAGAAACGGGATAAATCACCGTGTCGTTGGGATGCCTGGCTGAACGGCCGCGCCTGATGCTTCATCTCCTCGCGCAGCAAGCTGCGGAGTTCTGCATCGCTCAATGTCTTCGGCTCGGCTTGATCGTTAAGCGGCATCTCTTTTGTTTCGTACAGTTTTCTGATGCCTGCAACATTGAGTCCCTGCTCCAGATAATCCTTGATCTCGAGCAGCGCATCGACATCATTTAATGAAAACATGCGCTTATTGCCTTCTGTCCTGGCCGGACTGATCAGCTTTTGCTCTTCGTAATAGCGTATTTGCCGTGCTGTCAAATCCGTCAGTTGCATTACGATGCTGATCGGGAGAATGGGCATGGTGCGGCGAACCCGATTTGTCATAAGTTTCACCCATTTCACTAATTACTACATTTTCAGTTTATTACATGTCAGGTTATTTGTCAAACAGATGTTAGATTTTCTGACATGATTTTTTGCACATTGTTTTGAAAAGCAATTATAGCAATTGTTCTTTCTCCAGAGCTTGCAATGCATTGACGACCGCCAGCTTCACATGTTCATAAGTCAATCCGCCTTGGACAAATGCGGTAAATGGCGACCGGATCGGCCCGTCAGCCGTCAATTCGATGCTAGCGCCTTGAACAAAGGTACCGGCTGCCATGATGACATCATCTTCGTAGCCCGGCATATAAGCAGGCTCGGGCAGAAACTGTGCATTGACCGGGGAATTCGCTTGGATCGCACGGCAAAACGCCACCATCTGTTCAGCCGTCTGGAATGAAACCGACTGGATCAGGTCTGTCCGTGCCGCACTATAATGAGGGCTGGTTTTCATACCGGCCGTCTCCAACAGAGCTGCGGTGAAAACCGCCCCTTTCAAGGCTTGTGACACGATATGTGGAGCCATGAAAAATCCTTGATACATGTCAGCGAGCGCATTGAGAGAAGCTCCAGCCTCCCCTCCTATACCCGGAGAGGTCATCCGATAAGCGCATTTTTCAACAAAAGTGCGTTTGCCAGCGATGTATCCGCCGATTTTGGCAAGGCCGCCTCCCGGATTCTTGATTAAAGAGCCGGCTATGAGATCTGCACCCGCTTCAATTGGCTCTTCGGTTTCTACGAACTCGCCGTAGCAATTGTCGACGAATATGACAGCATCCGGCTTGATTTCCCGGATTTTTTCGACCATGCCCTTGATTTCGCTGATGGTGAAAGAAGGCCGGTTATCATACCCTCTCGAACGCTGAATCGCAATCATTTTGGTATTGTCTGCGATGGCTTGTTCAACAGACGGCCAATCCACTTGATGCTGTTCGTCCAGTTCTACGTGCCGGTAGGAAATATCAAAATCCTTGAGGGAACCTGTATCCTCATCTCCACCCGAGACGATCGAAGCGAGCGTGTCATAGGGCTGGCCTGTGATATACAATAGTTCATCCCCTGGCCGCAAAATCCCGAACAGTGAAATGGTAATGGCGTGCGTGCCTGAAATGATCTGCGGGCGGACAAGCGCCGCTTGCGCTTTAAACACATCGGCATAGACACGCTCCAATGTATCTCTGCCTTCGT includes these proteins:
- a CDS encoding MerR family transcriptional regulator; amino-acid sequence: MTNRVRRTMPILPISIVMQLTDLTARQIRYYEEQKLISPARTEGNKRMFSLNDVDALLEIKDYLEQGLNVAGIRKLYETKEMPLNDQAEPKTLSDAELRSLLREEMKHQARPFSQASQRHGDLSRFFK
- a CDS encoding methionine gamma-lyase family protein, whose translation is MYNLIKKTEDMIRPQLEAADYIALQNQQKVLEAFHRQKVSDHHFHPSTGYGYDNEGRDTLERVYADVFKAQAALVRPQIISGTHAITISLFGILRPGDELLYITGQPYDTLASIVSGGDEDTGSLKDFDISYRHVELDEQHQVDWPSVEQAIADNTKMIAIQRSRGYDNRPSFTISEIKGMVEKIREIKPDAVIFVDNCYGEFVETEEPIEAGADLIAGSLIKNPGGGLAKIGGYIAGKRTFVEKCAYRMTSPGIGGEAGASLNALADMYQGFFMAPHIVSQALKGAVFTAALLETAGMKTSPHYSAARTDLIQSVSFQTAEQMVAFCRAIQANSPVNAQFLPEPAYMPGYEDDVIMAAGTFVQGASIELTADGPIRSPFTAFVQGGLTYEHVKLAVVNALQALEKEQLL